The Prionailurus viverrinus isolate Anna chromosome B2, UM_Priviv_1.0, whole genome shotgun sequence genome contains the following window.
GCTTCTAAGCAGTAGGCCAAAGAAACTTATTTCTTCTTAGCTGCCTTCTTTGGCTTGGCTGCCTTGGGCTTGGCGGTCTTTGGCTTGGCCGCCTTGGGTTTCACGGCTTTGGCCTTCGCTGGGCTCTTAGGCGCCTTCTTGGCCTTGGCTGCTTTCGCTTTTTTCGGGCTCTTTGCCTTTTTGGCTCCTGCAGCCGCCGCGGGCTTCTTCGCCTTCTTTGGGGTCTTCTTGGCGCTCTTCTTGGGGGTGCTGGCCCCCGTCGCCTTCTTGGCTTTCTTGGCCGCCCCGGCAGCCTTCTTGGGCTTGGCCGCGCCCGCCTTCTTGGCTTTGGGCTTGGCCTCCCCGGACGCCGCCTTCTTGTTGAGCTTGAAGGAGCCCGAGGCGCCGGTGCCCTTGGTCTGCACCAGGGTGCCCTTGCTCACCAGGCTCTTGAGGCCCAGCTTGATGCGGCTGTTGTTCTTCTCCACGTCGTAGCCGGCGGCCGCCAGCGCCTTCTTGAGCGCGGCCAGGGACACGCCGCTGCGCTCCTTGGAGGCGGCCACGGCCTTGGTGATGAGCTCGGACACCGGCGGCCCGGACGCCTTGCGCTTGGCGGCGCCTGCGGACTTGCGGGCCTTCTTCTTCACGGGCGTCTTCTCGGCGGGGGCCGGAGCGGCGGGCGCGGCGGGCGCGGTCTCGGACATGTCGAAGGCGGGCGCAGGGAGAGCGACTCGAGCCGGAAGCGGAGGCACTGGCCGGGACTCGGGCCGCGCCGCTGCGCCCTCCCGTTTATATAGGGCGGAGCTGCGCCGTGATTGGTGCGCTGTCCAGCCCGCCTCGCTGGCAGCCGCAGAGTGTCCTCTCGGATCCCGAGTTGTGTTTG
Protein-coding sequences here:
- the LOC125166584 gene encoding histone H1.4; its protein translation is MSETAPAAPAAPAPAEKTPVKKKARKSAGAAKRKASGPPVSELITKAVAASKERSGVSLAALKKALAAAGYDVEKNNSRIKLGLKSLVSKGTLVQTKGTGASGSFKLNKKAASGEAKPKAKKAGAAKPKKAAGAAKKAKKATGASTPKKSAKKTPKKAKKPAAAAGAKKAKSPKKAKAAKAKKAPKSPAKAKAVKPKAAKPKTAKPKAAKPKKAAKKK